DNA sequence from the Maridesulfovibrio frigidus DSM 17176 genome:
AATGCCAGCCGCGTATTTTGGTAGTAACCAACTAATCACTATGGGGGAGCCAAAGAATGCTCCGCCTACAAGAAAGGGCATCAAGTATGCGGTATTGATCAGTGGTCTGATGAGAAATTCTTGAAGGTTTTCACTTGCTGTCTTTGAAGATAGCGACTGCATTAGTCTCGGTTCAATAACTTCTCGGCTGACTGTAGGCAGTTGCATGAGAAGGTTGAAAATCATGGCGCCCACACCATAGTATCCTAATTGTTCGTTACCCATAAATCCAGAAATAATTAAGCGGTCTGTTGTGCGAATGAACATAAGCACGACACCTAGAGCCATGATGGGGAACCCTTTGCGTATTAGGTCTACGTATGTGTTCCAATTGAATTTAAAACCTGGACTTACAAGGGTTGGAGCTCTCAAGAAGGCTGCTACAAAGAGTACGCTGGTGATCATGGATACAAATAATCCGTAAATTTCAAAGAAATATACAAGAGGTAGGGTCGCAAATGTGGCCGTTGCCGCAAGATAGTTGGTGCGCCCTACAAGATCAAATCTTTGCCGCGCCTTGAGAAGGGTAACGCAAAAATCATTATGCCATGTGATTAAGATAACCATCCCGATGGCAAGAATCCCAGTTCGTTCTTCGGGGGAGACGGCCTCAGGCCAAGATATACCAATGAAAAATAGGATGAAAAGTATATTCGCACCGAGGTTACCGAAGAAAATGGAGCCTTCAACTGCTGCAATTTCGCGTTTTCTACCTTCAGCTATCATTTGCGGTATTGAGTAGCGGGCAGAGGTGCTAGATCCAAGATGGACGTAAGAAGCATAGTTAGGAATGATCTTGAGAAGGCTGAATAGGCCGAATTGTTCTGGAGTGAGAAATTTGGGGCGGAGCACGGCCACAAGGAGGCCAATTATTTGTTTTAGGAGCATGCTGCTGAAGTAATGGGCTATCTCTTTTCCTAAGGATTCCTGTCTCTTACTCCCCATATTTTAGTTTTCTCCAAGTTGTGTTGCTAAACGTGAAAGAGATAACATTTATATAGCTGTTTGAATCGTGTCAATGCAAAGGCTGTAGTTATACAGTTATATTTGCTCTCGAGCATGGATATATTAATGAAGACCTCTGCAGTAGTCAGGTGTTTAGAAGTTTACGAGAAGATATATAGCGAGCATATATTGTAATACATTATGACTTCAAGGGGGATGGGTGCTTTGGGGCCCATTAAAAAATCCCCCAAGAATAAATTTTAATGTTATATAAATTTTAGAAATACAATTTATATATCGTTCAGTGGCTTGGTCGTTTCAATGTTTTAAAGGACGTCTGGCCATGGGGGAATTAGTGTAAATATGAACTATATAAGCAAATTAGGTTTCCTAATTTTTTCGTTCTTAATTTTAAGTAGTTCCAGCGCATGGGCGGAAAAAAAAGTTACTTTGCAACTCCGCTGGGACTATCAATACCAGTTTGCCGGGTATCTTGCCGCCAAATGGATGGGGTATTATAGTCAGGAAGGCTTAGATGTAGAAATTAGGTCGGCTATCACCCCACAGAATGAGATTCTCTCGGCTATTACAGAAGTAGATAAAGGGCGTGCTCAGTTCGGCATTGGTGCCGCTGATGTTCTTATCGCACGAGATAAGGGAATCCCTTTGGTTCTCGTGTTATCAATTTTTCAGCAGAGCCCGGCAGCTTTCTACGCTTTGGCCGAAACTCCTATCAACTCTCTGGCTGATTTCGCTCGGCTTAAGGTCGCGAGAAGGGTCAACGATCTTATCGATGTAGAGCTGCAAGCCATGCTAAGATCCGAAGGGATTGATCCGGAAGCAGTCATTCCTCACAAGCATACTCCTGGAATATCAAATCTTCTCAATGGGAAAGTGGACATTGTTCCGGGCTATAGTATTTCTTTTCCTTACGAACTTTCGGAAGCTGGAATCACCCCCCGCATCATTAATCCTTCTCAGTATGGTATCGATTTCTATGGAGATTCATTATTCACGACTGAGAACGTGATCGAGAGTGACCCTGATATGGTTGAGGCGTTTATGCGCGCAAGTATTAGGGGATGGAAATATGCCCTTAATCATCCGCAGGAGATAGCAGATAGAATAGTAGCGGAGTTGCCTCGGATCGCCCCGGTTAATGATTTAAAGAAATTTAATACTTTTCAAGCAAAAGGGGTCTATGATCTCACTTTGTATCCCGTCGTTGACTTGGGGCATATAAATTCTGATCGGTGGAGTAAGATACATCAATACTTGAAAAAAACTGGCCTTGTTAAAAATAAATTTGATTCTCTTAAGTTTATATACGCACCAGAAAAACGTAAGTTGGCAGAAAAAGAGCGATTTGAGCGGATTATCCTTGTTGGTTTAGCTCTTATCTCTTTGGTACTAGTGCTTGCATTGTTGTGGATTCACTCACTTCGTCGATTAATAAAATTAAAAATAAATACAATAAAAGAAAGTGAACAACGCTTTGATCTAGCAATGGCTGCTGCTCAGGATGGTTTGTATGATTGGAACCTTGTAACCAACGAAATTTACTATTCACCGGGTTGGAAAAAAATGTTGGGCTATGATGACGATGAACTGTCCAATGATGTTAGCATATGGGAAAACCTAACTAAGCCCGAGGATGTTGAGCTATGCTGGAAAATGCAACAGGAAATGATCAATAAGGTTCGTGAGCGTTTTGAAATTGAATTCAAGATGCAGCATAAAGAAGGTCATTGGGTAGACATTCTAAGTCGGGCTAAAGCCATTTTCAATGCTGAAGGAAAGGCAGTGAGAATGATTGGAACCCACGTGGATATAACTGATCTCAAGCAGGCTAATGCTGAGCTTAAAAGCAGTGAAAAACGATTCCGCTTGATGTTCGAAAACGCACCGCTTCCATACCAGTCTCTAAACGAACACGGTTACTTTCTAGATGTAAACAAGAAATGGTTGCAGACTTTGGGGTACACCAAGGACGAAGTCGTCGGGAATTGGTTTGGAGACTTTCTCATAGATAGCTCTAAAGAAGATTTTGATAGAAACTTTCCAATGTTTAAGGATGCATGCCTCATCAATGGTGTTGATTTCAAAATGATGCATAAAGATGGAAAGGAAAGGGATGTCTCCTTTACCGGAAGAGTGCAACTTGATGAGAATGGGGCGTTTGCGTGTACGCATTGTATCTTTTCGGATATTACTAAACAAAAACAAGTGGATGAATCTCTTAGAAGGAGTGAGGTGCGTCTTCAAGAAGCTCATCGTTTGGCCAAGGTCGGTAGTTGGGAATTCGACCTTCAGACGGGAGAAATATGGGGTTCAGATGAAGGTTTTGATATATACGGGATCGAACATCCTACTTCAAACCTGCTTCCCGTTGATGATATAGAGGCGTGTATTCCTGAAAAAGAACGAGTTCATCAGGCCCTTGTTGATTTAATTGATAAAGATAAGCCATACAGTCTTGAATTTGATATTCAACCAGCTGACGGTTCAGCTCGTAAGCAGATTATTTCGAAA
Encoded proteins:
- a CDS encoding oligosaccharide flippase family protein gives rise to the protein MGSKRQESLGKEIAHYFSSMLLKQIIGLLVAVLRPKFLTPEQFGLFSLLKIIPNYASYVHLGSSTSARYSIPQMIAEGRKREIAAVEGSIFFGNLGANILFILFFIGISWPEAVSPEERTGILAIGMVILITWHNDFCVTLLKARQRFDLVGRTNYLAATATFATLPLVYFFEIYGLFVSMITSVLFVAAFLRAPTLVSPGFKFNWNTYVDLIRKGFPIMALGVVLMFIRTTDRLIISGFMGNEQLGYYGVGAMIFNLLMQLPTVSREVIEPRLMQSLSSKTASENLQEFLIRPLINTAYLMPFLVGGAFFGSPIVISWLLPKYAAGIPATQILMTGSFFLGLCYITRGIIVAQNWQLAALRPAGIVLVVNVLLCATAAYAGFGIEGVAISSTISLALLFSLLLRFIQQQAGYKAANWTRLIFLLALPATLMYLLLVSYRMLAGSQWSSLSANALGLVVYMPIVALVTLLAISRFPELEGLRFWKKHSES
- a CDS encoding PAS domain S-box protein, which produces MNYISKLGFLIFSFLILSSSSAWAEKKVTLQLRWDYQYQFAGYLAAKWMGYYSQEGLDVEIRSAITPQNEILSAITEVDKGRAQFGIGAADVLIARDKGIPLVLVLSIFQQSPAAFYALAETPINSLADFARLKVARRVNDLIDVELQAMLRSEGIDPEAVIPHKHTPGISNLLNGKVDIVPGYSISFPYELSEAGITPRIINPSQYGIDFYGDSLFTTENVIESDPDMVEAFMRASIRGWKYALNHPQEIADRIVAELPRIAPVNDLKKFNTFQAKGVYDLTLYPVVDLGHINSDRWSKIHQYLKKTGLVKNKFDSLKFIYAPEKRKLAEKERFERIILVGLALISLVLVLALLWIHSLRRLIKLKINTIKESEQRFDLAMAAAQDGLYDWNLVTNEIYYSPGWKKMLGYDDDELSNDVSIWENLTKPEDVELCWKMQQEMINKVRERFEIEFKMQHKEGHWVDILSRAKAIFNAEGKAVRMIGTHVDITDLKQANAELKSSEKRFRLMFENAPLPYQSLNEHGYFLDVNKKWLQTLGYTKDEVVGNWFGDFLIDSSKEDFDRNFPMFKDACLINGVDFKMMHKDGKERDVSFTGRVQLDENGAFACTHCIFSDITKQKQVDESLRRSEVRLQEAHRLAKVGSWEFDLQTGEIWGSDEGFDIYGIEHPTSNLLPVDDIEACIPEKERVHQALVDLIDKDKPYSLEFDIQPADGSARKQIISKAKIERDNKGNPLRVYGVIQDITELKRSQSDLAKSEAYLRKVVTKTPHPMAILNSAYTEVLFYNDSFTKTFGYTLDDVRTAQEWWEAAYPDLEYRAKVIQSWMSVVKEASETNQEITPQEWRMRRKDGEFRDAEFTLMPLDKEFLICVTDLTEYRALVDSLKNAKEMAEAANHAKSEFLANMSHEIRTPINGIMGMLQLLQMTTLNETQQKYAAIGIESSKRLTRLLSDILDLSRVEAGKTQIQSAPFQLEKAVREVMQLFLPNANQANVELRLHFDSDVPPWVMGDKVRLQQIFTNLIGNALKFTHSGSVTVEASLLASPRQEYARILFSVVDTGMGISEEVAEILFEPFTQGSEDFRRGQHGAGLGLSICKRLIGMMDGGISVESELGKGASFYLSIPFIVAESQASRSSALAEIENFDCSSVRVLLAEDDRVSSLAGARLLENLGCIVKPVTNGAAVIDALKDDSFDIVFMDVQMPIMDGIEATQAIRCGEAGDETKNIPIIAMTAYAMSGDREKFIDSGMNDYIAKPVSIHSLKDGLKRVLYRKQ